A part of Larimichthys crocea isolate SSNF chromosome VII, L_crocea_2.0, whole genome shotgun sequence genomic DNA contains:
- the LOC104933769 gene encoding extracellular calcium-sensing receptor-like, producing the protein MYKTGDVVLGGLFEVHYSSIFPERTFTSEPQQPICTGFDTLGFRHAMTMAFTVEEINKNSKLLPNVTLGYSLSDNCGALVVGFSSALSLASGREKQFLLQENCLGTPPVMAIVGDSPSTFSIATANVLGLYKMPIVSYFSTCSCLSDRQRFPSFFRTIPSDAFQVRAMIQILKHFGWTWVGLLVTDDDYGIHVARSFQSDLAQSGEGCLAYLQVLPWDSDPVELKRIVHLMKTSTARVVMVFAHEFHMIHLMEEVVRQNVTDQQWIASEAWTSAAVLQTPSFMPYLSGTLGIAIRRGEIAGLGEFLLQVHPDQNDNVERNNMVRQFWEFTFQCRFDPADSAKAGAALCTGQEDIKKVDTEFLDVSNLRPEYNIYKAVYALAYALDDMLQCEPGRGPFSGHSCANLQTMEPWQIVHYLQNVNFTTQFGDQVSFDENGDALPIYDIVNWVWLPDGRTKVQNVGKVRRSDSNVEELTINEDKIFWNFETKKPPRSFCSESCPPGTRMARKKGQPVCCFDCIPCSGGKISNKTDSMECTSCPEDFWSSPQRDHCVPKKIEFLSYHEPLGICLTAASLLGTFICTVVLGIFIYHRSTPMVRANNSELSFLLLVSLKLCFLCSLLFIGRPRLWTCQLRHAAFGISFVLSVSCILVKTMVVLAVFKASKPGGGASLKWFGAMQQRGTVLVLTSIQAVICIAWLVSASPTPHKNTQYHNDKIVYECVVGSTVGFAVLLGYIGLLAILSFLLAFLARNLPDNFNEAKLITFSMLIFCAVWVAFVPAYVNSPGKYADAVEVFAILASSFGLLVALFGPKCYIILLRPERNTKKAIMGRGKS; encoded by the exons ATGTACAAAACTGGTGATGTAGTTCTGGGTGGGCTCTTTGAGGTCCACTACTCGTCTATCTTCCCTGAGCGGACATTTACCTCAGAGCCACAACAGCCCATCTGCACTGG CTTTGACACTCTAGGGTTCAGACATGCCATGACCATGGCCTTTACTGTTGAAGAAATCAACAAAAACTCCAAACTGCTACCAAACGTGACTCTGGGATACAGTCTTTCTGATAACTGTGGAGCCCTTGTTGTTGGATTCAGTAGTGCATTATCACTTGCCAGCGGTCGAGAGAAGCAGTTTCTGCTTCAGGAGAACTGTTTAGGGACCCCCCCAGTCATGGCGATTGTGGGTGATTCCCCTTCAACATTTTCTATTGCCACTGCCAATGTGCTAGGTTTATACAAAATGCCTATT GTGAGTTATTTTTCCACATGTTCTTGCCTGAGTGACAGGCAACGGTTTCCATCCTTCTTTAGGACAATCCCAAGTGATGCTTTCCAG GTACGTGCTATGATTCAGATTCTCAAACACTTTGGCTGGACATGGGTTGGCCTGCTGGTCACTGACGACGACTATGGAATCCATGTTGCCCGATCCTTCCAGTCCGACCTGGCTCAATCTGGTGAGGGATGTCTGGCCTACCTACAGGTTTTGCCCTGGGACAGTGACCCAGTTGAACTAAAGAGGATTGTACATTTGATGAAGACATCAACAGCTCGTGTGGTCATGGTGTTTGCACATGAATTCCACATGATTCATCTCATGGAAGAG GTGGTAAGACAGAATGTGACAGACCAGCAGTGGATAGCAAGTGAAGCTTGGACATCGGCTGCTGTGCTCCAGACACCCAGCTTCATGCCATACCTGAGTGGCACACTGGGCATCGCCATCCGCCGAGGAGAGATAGCAGGGCTCGGGGAATTTCTTCTACAAGTACACCCTGACCAAAATGACAATGTAGAAAGAAATAACATG GTGAGGCAGTTTTGGGAATTCACATTTCAGTGTAGATTTGATCCAGCAGATTCAGCTAAAGCTGGAGCAGCTCTTTGCACTGGACAGGAAGATATTAAAAAAGTGGATACTGAGTTTTTGGATGTTTCGAACCTCAGGCCTGAGTATAATATTTACAAAGCGGTATATGCTCTGGCGTATGCTCTTGATGACATGCTACAATGTGAGCCAGGGAGAGGACCTTTCAGTGGGCACAGCTGTGCCAATTTGCAAACAATGGAGCCATGGCAG ATTGTACATTATTTGCAAAATGTCAACTTCACCACACAATTTGGTGATCAAGTTTCCTTTGATGAAAATGGTGATGCCTTACCGATCTATGATATCGTCAACTGGGTATGGCTCCCTGATGGTAGAACCAAAGTTCAGAATGTGGGCAAAGTTAGGAGGTCAGACTCCAATGTTGAAGAACTCACAATTAATGAAGACAAAATCTTCTGgaactttgaaacaaaaaaG CCACCCAGGTCATTTTGCAGTGAAAGCTGTCCTCCAGGTACCCGCATGGCCAGAAAGAAAGGGCAACCTGTGTGCTGTTTTGACTGCATCCCTTGTTCTGGGGGAAAAATCAGCAACAAAACTG ACTCCATGGAGTGCACCAGTTGTCCAGAGGACTTCTGGTCCAGCCCCCAGCGTGACCACTGTGTTCCTAAGAAAATAGAGTTCCTCTCCTACCATGAGCCTCTGGGTATCTGCTTGACAGCTGCCTCATTGCTGGGCACATTTATCTGCACTGTTGTCCTGGGCATCTTTATCTATCATCGCAGCACACCCATGGTACGCGCCAACAATTCAGAACTGAGTTTCCTGCTCTTGGTTTCACTTAAACTATGTTTCCTGTGTTCACTTCTGTTTATCGGCCGCCCAAGGCTTTGGACATGCCAGCTGAGACATGCAGCATTTGGGATCAGCTTtgtgctttctgtttcatgCATTCTGGTGAAAACCATGGTGGTTCTGGCTGTGTTCAAGGCCTCCAAGCCAGGAGGTGGAGCCAGTCTGAAGTGGTTTGGTGCTATGCAGCAGAGAGGGACAGTTCTGGTTCTTACTTCTATTCAGGCAGTAATTTGCATTGCTTGGCTTGTATCTGCTTCACCAACTCCTCATAAAAATACTCAATACCACAATGACAAGATAGTTTATGAATGTGTAGTTGGGTCCACAGTTGGTTTTGCAGTGTTACTTGGTTATATTGGTTTACTGGCTATCCTCAGCTTCCTGTTAGCATTTCTGGCAAGAAATCTTCCAGACAACTTTAATGAGGCCAAACTCATCACTTTCAGCATGCTGATCTTCTGTGCTGTGTGGGTGGCCTTTGTTCCAGCCTATGTGAACTCTCCAGGCAAATATGCAGATGCTGTGGAGGTATTTGCTATTCTGGCCTCCAGTTTTGGTCTCTTGGTGGCGCTGTTTGGTCCCAAATGTTACATAATCCTGCTGAGACCAGAGaggaacacaaagaaagcaaTCATGGGTCGAGGAAAGTCATGA